From a single Micromonospora pallida genomic region:
- a CDS encoding TetR/AcrR family transcriptional regulator, with the protein MPGRRARESGEPVRQLSRERVLQAAVGIADARGLGGLTMRSLAAELDAKPMSLYHYIQNKDELLDALVDGVFAEIELPKVGGDWRAEVRRRSLSARTVLTRHPWALALVESRTSPGPATLRHHDAMLGTLRAGGFSLQMTAHAYALVDAYVYGFVLQEASLPFDNADSANAVTETIMESFAAGEYPHLVELATQHVQQPGYHFGGQFEFGLDLILDALAVHGTTRPS; encoded by the coding sequence ATGCCAGGAAGACGGGCCCGGGAGTCGGGCGAACCAGTACGGCAGCTCAGCCGCGAGCGGGTGTTGCAGGCTGCGGTCGGCATCGCCGACGCGCGCGGCCTGGGAGGGTTGACCATGCGGTCGCTGGCTGCGGAACTGGACGCCAAGCCGATGTCGCTGTACCACTACATCCAGAACAAGGACGAGCTCCTCGACGCCCTCGTCGACGGGGTCTTCGCAGAGATCGAACTGCCGAAGGTCGGCGGCGACTGGCGTGCCGAGGTGCGTCGGCGCTCGCTCTCGGCCCGCACGGTTCTCACCCGGCATCCCTGGGCGTTGGCCCTGGTCGAAAGCCGGACCAGTCCCGGGCCGGCCACCCTGCGCCATCACGACGCCATGCTGGGCACGCTGCGGGCCGGGGGCTTCTCGTTGCAGATGACGGCCCACGCGTACGCGCTGGTCGACGCGTACGTCTACGGCTTCGTGCTCCAGGAGGCGTCGCTGCCGTTCGACAACGCGGACTCCGCCAACGCGGTCACGGAAACGATCATGGAGAGTTTCGCGGCCGGCGAGTACCCGCATCTGGTCGAACTCGCCACGCAGCACGTCCAGCAGCCCGGCTACCACTTCGGCGGGCAGTTCGAATTCGGCCTCGATCTGATCCTCGACGCGCTGGCGGTGCACGGCACCACGCGTCCGTCGTGA
- the egtB gene encoding ergothioneine biosynthesis protein EgtB, with the protein MTSTQSEAETLRDRIAAELARTRARTAGLTDAVDDDDLTRQHSPLMSPLVWDLAHVGNQEELWLVRDVGGRGPVRHDIDDLYDAFKQPRRDRPSLPLLPPGEARAYLATVRDKVYDLLERVSLTDRPLVADGFAFGMIVQHEQQHDETMLATHQLRSGPPVLGAPPPPEPAVRVDGEVLVPAGPFTMGTSTDPWALDNERPAHTVDLPAYVIDAAPVSNGRYREFIADGGYDDPRWWSAAGWAHRQAEGLTAPMHWRRDGDGWAYRRFGRWDPVRDDEPVVHVCCHEAEAFAAWAGKRLPTEAEWEKAARWDPATGRSRRYPWGDDEPTAAHANLDQRHLWPAPVGAYPAGASPLGVHQLVGDVWEWTSTTFRGHPGFTAFPYREYSEVFFGDDYRVLRGGSFGTDRAACRGTFRNWDYPIRRQIFSGFRCARDPRPEER; encoded by the coding sequence TTGACATCCACCCAGTCGGAGGCCGAGACACTCCGCGACCGCATCGCGGCCGAGTTGGCCCGCACCCGGGCCCGGACCGCCGGGCTGACCGATGCGGTCGACGACGACGACCTGACCCGACAGCACTCCCCGTTGATGTCGCCGCTGGTCTGGGACCTGGCGCACGTCGGCAACCAGGAGGAGCTCTGGCTCGTCCGGGACGTCGGCGGCCGGGGGCCGGTCCGCCACGACATCGACGACCTTTACGACGCGTTCAAGCAACCCCGCCGGGACCGGCCGTCCCTGCCGCTGCTGCCGCCCGGCGAGGCCCGGGCCTACCTGGCGACCGTCCGGGACAAGGTGTACGACCTGCTGGAGCGGGTGAGCCTCACCGACCGGCCGCTGGTCGCCGACGGCTTCGCCTTCGGCATGATCGTCCAGCACGAGCAGCAGCACGACGAGACGATGCTCGCCACCCACCAACTGCGTTCCGGCCCGCCGGTGCTCGGCGCGCCACCACCGCCCGAGCCGGCGGTCCGGGTCGACGGGGAGGTGCTGGTGCCGGCGGGCCCGTTCACCATGGGCACCTCCACCGACCCGTGGGCGTTGGACAACGAACGCCCCGCCCACACCGTCGACCTGCCCGCGTACGTCATCGACGCCGCCCCGGTCAGCAACGGGCGGTACCGGGAGTTCATCGCCGACGGCGGGTACGACGACCCCCGCTGGTGGAGCGCGGCCGGGTGGGCGCACCGGCAGGCCGAGGGGCTGACCGCCCCGATGCACTGGCGGCGCGACGGCGACGGCTGGGCGTACCGCCGGTTCGGCCGGTGGGACCCGGTACGCGACGACGAGCCGGTGGTGCACGTCTGCTGCCACGAGGCGGAGGCGTTCGCCGCCTGGGCCGGGAAGCGGCTGCCCACCGAGGCGGAGTGGGAGAAGGCCGCCCGCTGGGACCCGGCCACCGGCCGCTCCCGCCGCTACCCCTGGGGCGACGACGAGCCGACCGCCGCGCACGCCAATCTCGACCAGCGTCACCTCTGGCCGGCGCCGGTCGGCGCGTACCCGGCCGGGGCGTCCCCGCTCGGGGTGCACCAGCTCGTCGGCGACGTGTGGGAGTGGACCTCGACCACCTTCCGGGGTCACCCCGGGTTCACCGCGTTCCCGTACCGGGAGTACTCCGAGGTGTTCTTCGGCGACGACTACCGGGTGCTGCGCGGCGGCTCGTTCGGCACCGACCGGGCGGCCTGCCGGGGCACCTTCCGCAACTGGGACTACCCGATCCGCCGGCAGATCTTCAGCGGCTTCCGCTGCGCCCGTGATCCCCGCCCGGAGGAACGGTGA
- a CDS encoding RNA polymerase sigma factor: MTGELNAVVTAAQNGDEDAFRLLYRTLQPGLLRYLTVLVGGDAEDVASETWLQIARDMSAFTGGEFRAWAVTVARNRAMDHLRRQRRRPAVPVPVQSLSELPGDSDTAEHAGEALGTESAIALIANLPPREAEAVLLRAVIGLDAESAARVLGKRPGAVRTAAHRGLRRLAALLSDADGAPTAAAPPRPRPGRGRQVPAPPHAEPADG, from the coding sequence ATGACCGGTGAGCTGAACGCGGTGGTGACCGCCGCGCAGAACGGGGACGAGGACGCCTTCCGCCTCCTCTACCGCACCCTGCAACCGGGCCTGCTGCGCTACCTCACCGTCCTGGTCGGCGGGGACGCCGAGGACGTGGCCTCGGAGACCTGGTTGCAGATCGCCCGCGACATGTCCGCCTTCACCGGTGGGGAGTTCCGCGCCTGGGCGGTCACCGTCGCCCGCAACCGGGCCATGGACCACCTGCGCCGGCAGCGCCGCCGCCCGGCCGTGCCGGTGCCCGTACAGTCGCTCAGCGAGTTGCCCGGTGACAGCGACACCGCCGAGCACGCCGGGGAGGCCCTCGGCACCGAGTCGGCGATCGCCCTGATCGCCAACCTGCCGCCGCGCGAGGCGGAGGCGGTTCTGCTCCGGGCGGTGATCGGGCTGGACGCCGAGTCCGCCGCCCGGGTGCTGGGCAAACGACCCGGCGCCGTACGCACCGCGGCGCACCGGGGGCTGCGCCGGCTCGCCGCCCTGCTCAGCGACGCCGACGGTGCGCCGACCGCGGCCGCCCCACCCCGCCCACGTCCCGGTCGCGGTCGGCAGGTGCCGGCCCCGCCACACGCCGAACCGGCGGACGGTTGA
- a CDS encoding TMEM165/GDT1 family protein: protein MEGFLVALAVSFGVIFVAELGDKSQLMALTFATRFKTVPVLIGITVATAVVHLVSVAIGYGLGATLPTGWIALVAGIAFLGFGAWTLRGDTLTEEEKRKAERSTKSAVFAVGVAFFLAELGDKTMLATITLATQYGWFGTWIGSTIGMVAADALAIVVGRMLGRKLPEKTIKYGAAILFAICGLWLILDAVNQLT, encoded by the coding sequence ATGGAGGGCTTTCTCGTCGCGCTGGCGGTCAGCTTCGGCGTGATCTTCGTTGCCGAGCTGGGGGACAAGTCCCAGCTCATGGCCCTGACCTTCGCCACGCGGTTCAAGACGGTCCCGGTGCTGATCGGGATCACCGTCGCCACCGCCGTGGTCCACCTCGTGTCGGTCGCCATCGGCTACGGCCTCGGCGCGACCCTGCCCACCGGGTGGATCGCCCTCGTCGCCGGTATCGCCTTCCTCGGCTTCGGCGCGTGGACGCTGCGCGGGGACACCCTCACCGAGGAGGAGAAGCGCAAGGCCGAGCGGAGCACCAAGTCGGCGGTGTTCGCCGTGGGCGTGGCGTTCTTCCTCGCCGAGCTGGGTGACAAGACCATGCTCGCCACCATCACCCTGGCCACCCAGTACGGCTGGTTCGGCACCTGGATCGGCTCGACCATCGGTATGGTCGCCGCCGACGCGCTCGCCATCGTGGTCGGCCGGATGCTGGGCCGCAAGCTCCCGGAGAAGACCATCAAGTACGGCGCCGCGATCCTCTTCGCGATCTGCGGCCTCTGGCTGATTCTCGACGCGGTCAACCAACTCACCTGA
- the egtC gene encoding ergothioneine biosynthesis protein EgtC yields MCRHLAYLGPPVSLRALLFDPPHSLVRQSWAPRDMRGGGTVNADGFGVGWYPGDGAPVRYRSAQPIWSDPALPDLAAATVAGAVLAAVRSATVGMPVHAGAAAPFAEGAWLFSHNGVVRGWPDSVAGLAAALPVQDLLTLDAPTDSALLWALVRHRLRAGADPTEALADTVRAVADAAPGSRLNLLLTDGRTAVATVAGHALSVRADGDAVLLASEPLDDHPAWRPVPDGHLVVATPAGLRTSPLGG; encoded by the coding sequence ATGTGCCGACACCTGGCGTACCTCGGTCCACCGGTGTCGCTGCGGGCGTTGCTGTTCGACCCGCCGCACTCGCTGGTCCGGCAGTCCTGGGCACCCCGGGACATGCGCGGCGGTGGCACGGTCAACGCCGACGGGTTCGGCGTCGGCTGGTACCCGGGCGACGGTGCGCCGGTCCGCTACCGCAGCGCGCAGCCGATCTGGAGTGATCCGGCCCTGCCCGACCTGGCCGCCGCCACGGTCGCCGGCGCCGTGCTGGCCGCCGTCCGCTCCGCCACGGTCGGCATGCCGGTGCACGCCGGGGCCGCCGCGCCGTTCGCCGAGGGCGCCTGGCTATTCAGCCACAACGGCGTGGTACGCGGCTGGCCCGACTCGGTGGCCGGGCTCGCCGCCGCGCTCCCGGTGCAGGACCTGCTCACCCTGGACGCCCCGACCGACTCGGCGCTGCTCTGGGCACTGGTCCGGCACCGGCTGCGGGCCGGCGCGGACCCGACCGAGGCGCTCGCCGACACCGTCCGGGCGGTCGCCGACGCGGCCCCGGGTTCCCGGTTGAACCTGCTGCTCACCGACGGGCGTACCGCCGTGGCGACCGTGGCCGGGCACGCGCTGTCGGTCCGCGCGGACGGTGACGCGGTGCTGCTCGCCTCCGAACCCCTCGACGACCACCCCGCCTGGCGGCCGGTCCCGGACGGCCACCTGGTGGTGGCCACCCCGGCCGGGCTGCGTACCAGCCCGCTCGGCGGGTAG
- a CDS encoding serine/threonine-protein kinase, with protein MLSPGVVLSGRYRLDERVATGGMGDVWRASDVVLGRQVAAKVLLPALVSDPDFIARFRAEARMMAALRHPGIVQVYDCGQDELPDGGTADYLVMEFVQGKPLSKRIEAEGTLDVAATMSVVAQAAEALHAAHAGGIVHRDVKPSNLMVQESGTVVLVDFGVARSTNVTSITSTNAVPGTALYMAPEQAAGRPVSAGTDIYALGAVAYCCLTGGPPFTGDNPLQVAVRHLDDEPPPLPPEIPAPVQDLVFRALAKDPADRYASAAEMAAAARAAADNPVVAVADGTPTVAVPSPLRASGPDTRTDLPAVPVGGATGSRGRRRGTLVGAVVAVLVALTGLVAAMSVPQDEPPPATNLKPTPSATVPSGDPQESPDGETTSGPSRPHRPGGSGGRPSAEPSATPSPEPSGNVDPGPSTEPTGAPTTTAPSAPTTDPGSGPTEPTPVQTTAPGDNGGAGGTD; from the coding sequence GTGTTGTCTCCGGGAGTCGTGCTCAGCGGCCGGTACCGCTTGGACGAACGTGTCGCCACCGGCGGCATGGGCGATGTCTGGCGCGCGTCCGACGTGGTGCTGGGCCGGCAGGTGGCGGCCAAGGTGCTGCTGCCCGCCCTGGTCTCCGACCCCGACTTCATCGCCCGGTTCCGCGCCGAGGCCCGGATGATGGCGGCGCTGCGCCACCCCGGCATCGTCCAGGTGTACGACTGCGGCCAGGACGAGCTTCCCGACGGTGGCACGGCCGACTACCTGGTGATGGAGTTCGTCCAGGGCAAACCGCTCTCCAAGCGCATCGAGGCCGAGGGCACGCTCGACGTCGCCGCGACCATGTCGGTGGTGGCCCAGGCCGCCGAGGCCCTGCACGCGGCGCACGCCGGCGGCATCGTCCACCGGGACGTCAAACCCAGCAACCTGATGGTCCAGGAGAGCGGCACCGTCGTGCTGGTCGACTTCGGGGTGGCCCGGTCGACCAACGTCACCAGCATCACCAGCACCAACGCCGTCCCGGGGACCGCCCTGTACATGGCACCGGAGCAGGCCGCCGGCCGACCGGTGTCGGCCGGCACCGACATCTACGCCCTCGGCGCGGTGGCCTACTGCTGCCTGACCGGCGGCCCGCCGTTCACCGGCGACAACCCGCTCCAGGTGGCCGTACGCCACCTGGACGACGAGCCCCCGCCGCTGCCGCCCGAGATCCCCGCGCCGGTGCAGGACCTGGTCTTCCGGGCGCTGGCAAAGGACCCGGCCGACCGGTACGCCTCCGCCGCCGAGATGGCCGCGGCGGCACGGGCGGCAGCGGACAACCCCGTCGTCGCCGTCGCCGACGGCACGCCCACCGTGGCGGTTCCCAGCCCGCTGCGCGCCTCCGGCCCGGACACCCGTACCGACCTGCCCGCCGTGCCGGTGGGCGGCGCGACCGGGTCGCGCGGCCGGCGACGTGGCACCCTGGTCGGTGCGGTCGTGGCCGTGCTGGTGGCCCTCACCGGCCTGGTCGCCGCGATGAGCGTCCCCCAAGACGAGCCGCCGCCGGCCACCAACCTGAAGCCGACCCCGTCGGCGACGGTCCCCAGCGGCGATCCGCAGGAGTCGCCGGACGGGGAGACGACGTCGGGCCCGAGCCGGCCGCACCGTCCCGGCGGGTCCGGTGGACGCCCGTCGGCCGAACCGAGCGCGACCCCGAGCCCGGAGCCGAGCGGCAACGTCGACCCGGGTCCGTCGACCGAGCCCACCGGCGCACCCACCACCACGGCACCGAGCGCCCCCACCACGGACCCCGGAAGCGGGCCGACCGAGCCGACGCCGGTCCAGACCACCGCCCCGGGCGACAACGGTGGGGCTGGCGGCACCGACTGA
- the egtA gene encoding ergothioneine biosynthesis glutamate--cysteine ligase EgtA, translated as MVMPSKLDCSPILREAGAAAGHIARICFKTGPPARTGVELEWTLHDAADPARPVDRDRLRAALGRHSPTTLDGTSPAERLRHGGTVTVEPGGQVELSTAPRLSLAALLTDTDADIGELTRLLDAAGLVLGRSGIDPHRSPHPVVDTPRYHAMCRAFDRTGPAGRTMMFSTAGLQVCLDAGEAGDLVARWTAAHAVGPPLLAAFATAERHAGRLTGWASARMAAWLTIDPTRTRPVWQPTDAHRDPVTAWTGFALAAPLLCVRTDGPDWTVPPGITFADWIDGALSRPPTTDDLDYHLSTLFPPVRPRGYLEIRYLDAQSGRDWVVPVAVLAALFGDPATTAAAVACATSVADRWYQAARYGLADPPLARAAGELFDLALAALPGLDLPAGEHQEIVRGVRRRQAVAERNAR; from the coding sequence ATGGTGATGCCGTCGAAGCTCGACTGCTCGCCGATCCTGCGGGAGGCCGGTGCCGCCGCCGGCCACATCGCCCGGATCTGCTTCAAGACCGGCCCACCGGCCCGCACCGGTGTCGAACTGGAATGGACCCTGCACGATGCCGCGGATCCGGCCCGTCCCGTCGACCGGGACCGGCTGCGCGCGGCACTGGGGCGACACAGCCCCACCACGCTGGACGGCACCAGCCCGGCCGAGCGGCTCCGCCACGGCGGTACGGTCACCGTGGAGCCCGGCGGGCAGGTGGAACTCTCCACCGCGCCGCGACTCTCGCTCGCGGCCCTGCTCACCGACACCGACGCGGACATCGGTGAGCTGACCCGGCTGCTGGACGCCGCCGGCCTCGTTCTCGGCCGCAGCGGCATCGACCCGCACCGGTCCCCCCACCCGGTCGTCGACACCCCCCGGTACCACGCCATGTGCCGTGCCTTCGACCGGACCGGCCCGGCCGGCCGGACCATGATGTTCAGCACCGCCGGCCTCCAGGTCTGCCTGGACGCCGGGGAGGCCGGCGACCTGGTGGCCCGGTGGACGGCGGCGCACGCCGTCGGCCCGCCGCTGCTGGCGGCCTTCGCCACCGCCGAGCGGCATGCCGGTCGGCTCACCGGCTGGGCGTCGGCCCGGATGGCCGCCTGGCTGACCATCGACCCGACCCGCACCCGGCCGGTCTGGCAGCCCACCGACGCGCACCGGGACCCGGTGACGGCCTGGACCGGGTTCGCGCTCGCCGCGCCGCTGCTCTGCGTCCGCACGGACGGCCCGGACTGGACCGTCCCGCCGGGCATCACCTTCGCCGACTGGATCGACGGGGCGCTGTCCCGCCCGCCCACCACCGACGACCTCGACTACCACCTGAGCACCCTGTTCCCGCCGGTGCGGCCCCGGGGTTACCTGGAGATCCGCTACCTGGACGCCCAGTCGGGGCGGGACTGGGTGGTGCCGGTGGCGGTGCTGGCGGCCCTGTTCGGCGACCCGGCGACGACCGCCGCCGCGGTGGCCTGCGCCACGTCGGTCGCCGACCGCTGGTACCAGGCGGCCCGGTACGGGCTCGCCGATCCGCCGCTGGCCCGGGCCGCAGGGGAACTGTTCGACCTGGCGCTGGCCGCCCTGCCCGGGCTCGACCTGCCGGCCGGCGAACACCAGGAGATCGTCCGAGGGGTACGACGGCGACAGGCCGTCGCGGAGAGGAACGCACGTTGA
- a CDS encoding TetR/AcrR family transcriptional regulator, protein MYVRTHPVYGRTHDGWQRRVRRGGQSGPRGTRHRGRCAMSEAPTTSGTSTPRRPRRHDPNRRDRLIDAALTVIAERGVVGTTHREIARVADVPLGSMTYHFTSLDEILVAAFTRHATAAAAVFDQRLASAADRDAAIEAVIALVCDDLIGGPQDDLVLAVELYTAAARNQALRTVTQAWMQRSRQALERHFDPTTARELDALIEGLTLHSALSTDPMTPAQVRHAIERYLR, encoded by the coding sequence ATGTACGTGCGTACACATCCTGTGTACGGTCGTACCCATGATGGTTGGCAGCGACGAGTTCGTCGCGGTGGGCAATCCGGCCCGCGTGGTACGCGCCATCGGGGCCGGTGCGCCATGAGCGAGGCTCCCACGACCAGTGGGACGTCGACACCACGCCGACCTCGCCGGCACGACCCGAATCGCCGCGACCGTCTGATCGACGCGGCCCTCACCGTGATCGCCGAGCGTGGCGTGGTCGGCACCACGCATCGGGAGATCGCCCGTGTCGCCGACGTGCCGTTGGGGTCGATGACCTACCACTTCACCAGCCTTGACGAGATCCTCGTGGCGGCGTTCACCCGGCACGCCACCGCAGCTGCCGCCGTGTTCGACCAGCGGCTGGCATCCGCCGCCGACCGCGACGCCGCAATCGAGGCGGTGATCGCGTTGGTGTGCGACGACCTGATCGGCGGGCCCCAGGACGACCTCGTGCTGGCCGTGGAGCTGTACACGGCGGCGGCGCGTAACCAGGCCCTACGCACCGTCACGCAGGCATGGATGCAGCGCAGCCGCCAAGCCCTGGAGCGCCACTTCGACCCGACCACCGCCCGCGAGCTCGACGCCCTGATCGAAGGCCTGACGCTGCACAGCGCGCTGTCGACGGACCCCATGACGCCTGCGCAGGTCCGCCACGCCATCGAGCGGTACCTGCGCTGA
- the egtD gene encoding L-histidine N(alpha)-methyltransferase has product MSADPLEIHLDERDLARSLREDVRAGLTANPKWLPPKWFYDARGSELFEEITRLPEYYPTRAERAALVRHAARIAEVTEAKTLIELGSGSSEKTRLLLDALSDQGTLGTFAPLDVSVSALRQSTATLAADYPRLRVRGIVGDFTRHLDRLPTGGRRLVAFLGGTIGNLLPDERAAFLGAMRAALETGDWLLLGTDLVKDPAIIVPAYDDAAGVTAEFDRNVLRVVNRELGADFVPEKFRHVAHWDAEREWIEMRLRAQRPMRVRVLDLTVDFAEGEDLRTEVSAKFRPDGVAAELAAAGFTAEEFWTDPDGLFGLTLARAC; this is encoded by the coding sequence ATGAGCGCCGACCCCTTGGAGATCCACCTGGACGAGCGGGACCTCGCCCGGAGCCTGCGCGAGGACGTCCGGGCCGGCTTGACCGCCAACCCGAAGTGGCTGCCGCCGAAGTGGTTCTACGACGCCCGGGGCAGCGAGCTGTTCGAGGAGATCACCCGGCTGCCGGAGTACTACCCGACCCGGGCAGAACGGGCCGCGCTGGTGCGGCACGCCGCCCGGATCGCCGAGGTGACCGAGGCGAAGACCCTGATCGAGCTGGGTTCCGGCTCGTCGGAGAAGACCCGGCTGCTGCTCGACGCGCTCAGCGACCAGGGCACCCTCGGCACCTTCGCCCCGCTGGACGTGTCGGTGAGCGCGCTGCGCCAGTCCACCGCCACCCTCGCCGCCGACTACCCCCGGCTGCGGGTACGCGGCATCGTCGGGGACTTCACCCGGCACCTGGACCGGCTGCCCACCGGCGGCCGGCGACTGGTCGCCTTTCTCGGTGGCACCATCGGCAACCTGCTTCCCGACGAGCGGGCCGCCTTCCTCGGCGCGATGCGCGCCGCGCTGGAGACCGGGGACTGGCTGCTGCTCGGCACCGACCTGGTCAAGGACCCGGCGATCATCGTTCCCGCCTACGACGACGCCGCCGGGGTGACCGCCGAGTTCGACCGCAACGTGCTGCGGGTGGTCAACCGCGAGCTGGGCGCCGACTTCGTGCCCGAGAAGTTCCGGCACGTGGCCCACTGGGACGCCGAGCGGGAGTGGATCGAGATGCGTCTGCGGGCCCAGCGGCCGATGCGGGTTCGGGTGCTCGACCTCACCGTCGACTTCGCCGAGGGGGAGGACCTGCGGACCGAGGTGTCGGCGAAGTTCCGCCCGGACGGGGTGGCCGCCGAGCTGGCCGCCGCCGGCTTCACCGCCGAGGAGTTCTGGACCGACCCGGACGGGCTCTTCGGTCTCACCCTGGCCCGGGCCTGCTGA
- a CDS encoding MFS transporter, whose amino-acid sequence MSASTLAPPPRQVRRARAAVAALFLTNGAVFFNVVPRYPQIKADLGLSNAVLGTALAGYSIGALLAGLLAGAAIRRFRSARLAAFGIVITTSATLAIPAAPNWFALGAVLFVVGALDSIVDVAQNAHGLRVQRRYRRSILNSLHGVWSIGAVLGGLMGSAAAGLDVPLTIHLGISAVTFSLVALVAYRFLLPGPEDAERATEAEDVAAVDGHPGAPPAHHHPGRRSLAGPAVRMLAALSALAACGALVEDAGASWGAIYLSDYLHTGAAVAGLAVVAFQGAMTLGRLAGDRVVDRFGQRAVAQAGAALAAVGMGAALAVPTVGTTLGGFAFAGLGFATLVPAAMHTADELPGLSPGTGLTIVSWLLRAGFLLSPPLVGSVADLTSLRVGLLTVVVAGIITLLLAQVLSRKATSRQREVAFAPDGTSRENGPVGNEGPIR is encoded by the coding sequence GTGTCCGCCTCCACCCTGGCCCCGCCGCCCCGCCAGGTGCGCCGGGCCCGCGCCGCCGTCGCCGCGCTGTTCCTCACCAACGGCGCCGTGTTCTTCAACGTCGTCCCGCGCTATCCGCAGATCAAGGCCGACCTCGGGCTGAGCAACGCCGTGCTCGGCACCGCCCTGGCCGGCTACTCGATCGGCGCCCTGCTGGCCGGGCTGCTCGCTGGTGCCGCCATCCGCCGCTTTCGCTCCGCCCGGCTGGCGGCGTTCGGCATCGTCATCACCACCAGCGCGACGCTGGCCATCCCCGCAGCGCCGAACTGGTTCGCTCTCGGCGCCGTGCTGTTCGTCGTCGGCGCCCTCGACTCGATCGTCGACGTGGCGCAGAACGCCCACGGCCTGCGCGTGCAGCGCCGCTACCGGCGTTCGATCCTCAACTCGCTGCACGGGGTGTGGAGCATCGGCGCGGTACTCGGCGGCCTGATGGGCTCGGCCGCCGCCGGCCTCGACGTTCCCCTCACCATTCACCTGGGGATCTCGGCCGTGACGTTCAGCCTCGTCGCCCTGGTCGCCTACCGCTTCCTGCTGCCCGGACCGGAGGACGCCGAGCGAGCCACCGAGGCTGAGGACGTTGCCGCCGTCGACGGGCATCCCGGCGCGCCGCCCGCACACCATCACCCGGGCCGACGCTCGCTCGCCGGCCCCGCCGTGCGGATGCTCGCCGCGCTGAGCGCGCTGGCCGCCTGCGGGGCCTTGGTGGAGGATGCCGGCGCGTCCTGGGGCGCCATCTACCTGAGCGACTATCTGCACACCGGCGCCGCCGTCGCCGGTCTGGCGGTCGTGGCGTTCCAGGGAGCCATGACCCTCGGCCGCCTGGCGGGCGACCGCGTCGTGGACCGTTTCGGCCAGCGCGCCGTCGCCCAAGCCGGCGCGGCGCTCGCCGCCGTCGGTATGGGCGCCGCCCTGGCCGTGCCCACCGTGGGCACCACGTTGGGTGGGTTCGCCTTCGCCGGGCTGGGCTTCGCCACCCTCGTGCCCGCCGCCATGCACACCGCCGACGAACTGCCCGGCCTGTCCCCGGGCACTGGCCTGACCATCGTCAGCTGGCTGCTGCGCGCCGGCTTCCTGCTTTCTCCGCCCCTGGTCGGCTCCGTCGCCGACCTGACCAGCCTGCGCGTCGGCCTGCTCACCGTTGTCGTGGCCGGCATCATCACCCTGCTCCTCGCCCAGGTGCTCAGCAGGAAGGCCACCTCCCGGCAACGGGAGGTGGCCTTCGCCCCGGACGGGACGAGCCGAGAAAACGGCCCGGTGGGCAACGAGGGGCCGATCAGGTGA